In Synechococcus sp. Nb3U1, one DNA window encodes the following:
- a CDS encoding NHL repeat-containing protein has protein sequence MPRRVPSTPPTLPVLGALVLALSACGNLSSSTLPPSVVPPSALQPVLTPSPSPPAADALTLQQARQAGLSVPDNRIVLLLQEQGSDLVAQLPASEVDRWLARTSEWPGVEGIDLSITRGSYRQTATATLRQGQPATFTFTHPPAGEAELSAIAYRGSTTLAQGKGSLTLSARPSGSGGSTNNSASRRLSLLVLSEVEVPLLHARSPEVTPGQPLLLSGENLERVEAVLFAPVTSPNRPLRGEIRSRSDGRLTVMPPSSLSGSVWVALADASGQGLGTLVLDWPVATPSPSPSPTPTATVTPAWIVETLPISSTSIANAETESPISVQEIGGIAVDPEGYLYLTDAAQNLIFRLSPEGELKVWAGTGTAGYQDGAADQAQFDAPQGLLWDPEGGLWVADSGNHCLRHIDRQQQVTTFAGTCVAGYRDGDPTQAQFRAPFGLALGPDGSLYVADRADHRIRRITAEGEVTTVAGTGQAGSADGTAEQAQLSQPTAIAVEANGRVWIADQGNHRIRVLSPGGQLTTLSGQEAGYADGPLTEARFQFPSGLAFDATGILWVADRENHRIRRLNPRGQVSTLAGQNEPGWQDGPAAQARFEQPSVLALLPDGSVVVADAGLPGLRRLSLAPTVPATPAPVGAL, from the coding sequence ATGCCACGACGGGTTCCTTCTACGCCGCCAACTCTGCCTGTTTTGGGTGCCCTAGTACTGGCTCTCTCTGCTTGTGGCAATCTCTCTTCTTCGACCCTGCCCCCCAGTGTTGTTCCGCCCTCAGCTCTACAACCGGTTTTAACCCCCAGCCCATCTCCGCCTGCGGCGGATGCTCTGACTCTGCAACAAGCCCGTCAGGCCGGTTTATCGGTGCCAGACAACCGCATTGTGCTGTTGCTCCAAGAACAGGGATCCGACTTGGTGGCACAGCTACCGGCCTCAGAAGTGGATCGTTGGCTGGCTCGCACCTCTGAGTGGCCGGGGGTAGAAGGGATCGACCTGAGCATTACCCGGGGCTCCTATCGCCAAACCGCCACTGCCACCCTGCGCCAAGGGCAGCCTGCCACCTTCACCTTTACCCATCCCCCCGCTGGGGAAGCGGAGCTAAGTGCCATCGCCTATCGAGGCTCGACCACTCTGGCGCAAGGGAAGGGATCCCTGACCCTTTCTGCTCGGCCCAGCGGTTCTGGCGGCAGTACCAACAACAGTGCCAGTCGCCGCCTTTCCCTGTTGGTGCTCTCCGAGGTGGAAGTGCCTTTACTCCATGCCAGATCTCCAGAGGTGACTCCGGGGCAACCGTTGCTGCTCTCAGGGGAAAATCTGGAACGGGTGGAAGCAGTTCTCTTTGCTCCGGTCACCAGCCCCAATCGACCCTTAAGGGGAGAGATCCGCTCCCGCAGCGATGGCCGCCTGACGGTGATGCCCCCTTCTTCCCTGTCGGGTTCTGTCTGGGTGGCCCTTGCAGATGCTTCAGGGCAGGGCCTGGGCACGCTCGTCCTTGATTGGCCGGTGGCGACGCCTTCCCCCAGTCCCTCTCCCACACCCACCGCCACAGTAACGCCAGCTTGGATCGTAGAAACCTTACCGATCAGCAGTACTTCCATTGCCAACGCTGAAACAGAATCCCCAATCTCGGTGCAAGAGATCGGCGGCATTGCCGTGGATCCTGAGGGGTATCTTTACTTGACGGATGCAGCCCAAAACTTGATCTTTCGTCTCTCTCCCGAGGGAGAGCTGAAAGTTTGGGCAGGTACCGGCACAGCTGGCTACCAGGATGGGGCAGCTGATCAGGCACAATTCGACGCGCCTCAAGGGCTGCTCTGGGATCCCGAGGGGGGGTTGTGGGTGGCCGACAGTGGCAACCATTGCCTACGCCATATCGACAGACAGCAACAAGTCACTACCTTTGCTGGCACCTGTGTGGCCGGATACCGGGATGGGGATCCCACTCAGGCCCAATTTCGTGCGCCATTTGGGCTAGCGCTGGGGCCAGATGGCAGCCTTTATGTTGCGGATCGGGCTGACCACCGCATCCGCCGCATCACCGCTGAAGGGGAAGTCACGACTGTGGCCGGTACGGGGCAGGCGGGATCCGCGGATGGCACGGCAGAGCAAGCGCAGTTGTCTCAACCAACAGCCATTGCCGTGGAAGCCAACGGACGGGTTTGGATCGCGGATCAAGGCAACCATCGCATTCGGGTGTTATCGCCCGGCGGGCAACTGACCACCTTATCGGGGCAAGAGGCGGGCTATGCGGATGGCCCTCTGACGGAGGCCCGCTTTCAGTTCCCTAGTGGGCTGGCCTTTGATGCCACCGGGATCCTCTGGGTGGCCGATCGAGAGAATCATCGCATTCGTCGCCTCAATCCCAGAGGGCAAGTCTCTACCTTGGCAGGCCAAAATGAGCCCGGCTGGCAGGATGGCCCCGCTGCTCAGGCCCGCTTTGAACAGCCCTCGGTTCTGGCTCTGTTGCCGGATGGCAGTGTAGTGGTGGCGGATGCCGGATTGCCAGGATTGCGCCGCTTAAGCCTTGCCCCCACGGTACCAGCCACTCCCGCGCCGGTGGGAGCCCTGTAG
- the rpiA gene encoding ribose 5-phosphate isomerase A, whose product MATQDELKQAAARAAANKVQSGMVVGLGTGSTAAFAVSALAERMQTEGLQLIGVPTSVRTAEQARSLGIPLATLEEQPHLDMAIDGADEIEIGSLNLIKGAGGALLREKLVEASAAALIIIADASKKVTQLGTRFALPVEVVRFGWKATFARVEAIGCTPVLRLNEKGDPYLTDEQHYILDCQFGPMTDPAQIADQLKGTVGVVEHGLFIGMAKEAIIALQDGIESLVPS is encoded by the coding sequence ATGGCCACACAAGATGAATTGAAGCAAGCTGCCGCTCGGGCTGCCGCCAATAAGGTGCAATCTGGCATGGTGGTGGGTTTGGGTACGGGATCCACCGCCGCTTTTGCGGTCAGTGCCCTGGCTGAGCGGATGCAGACGGAGGGGCTGCAGCTGATCGGGGTGCCCACCTCGGTTCGTACAGCCGAACAAGCTCGTTCCCTCGGGATCCCGTTGGCCACTTTAGAAGAGCAACCCCATTTGGATATGGCCATCGATGGGGCTGATGAAATCGAGATCGGATCTTTGAATTTGATCAAGGGGGCCGGTGGGGCCTTGCTGCGGGAAAAGTTGGTGGAGGCCAGCGCCGCAGCGCTGATCATCATCGCCGATGCCTCGAAAAAAGTGACCCAGTTGGGTACTCGATTTGCCCTGCCGGTGGAAGTGGTGCGGTTTGGGTGGAAAGCCACCTTTGCCCGCGTGGAGGCGATTGGGTGTACCCCGGTGCTGCGACTGAATGAGAAAGGGGATCCCTACCTAACGGACGAGCAGCACTACATTCTCGATTGCCAGTTTGGCCCCATGACGGATCCTGCCCAGATTGCCGATCAACTGAAGGGCACGGTTGGGGTGGTAGAGCATGGCCTGTTCATCGGCATGGCCAAAGAAGCCATCATCGCGCTCCAGGATGGGATCGAAAGCTTGGTTCCCTCTTGA
- the rimO gene encoding 30S ribosomal protein S12 methylthiotransferase RimO, producing the protein MNRLDTAPLIPSAPTSKSIAILHLGCEKNRVDTEHMLGLLATAGYRVDGDEETADYVIVNTCSFIEAARRESVSTLMELAVQGKKIVISGCLAQHFQQELLDEIPEAVALVGTGDYHQIVQVIKRVERGERVNAVTADLDYIADETVPRYRTTHAPVAYLRVAEGCDYRCAFCIIPHLRGNQRSRSIDSIVREAEQLAAEGVQELILISQITTNYGLDLYGEPRLAELIRALGEIDIPWIRMLYAYPTGLTPKVLEAIQETPNFLPYLDLPLQHSHPEVLKGMNRPWQGQVNDRVIERLRQVLPQAVLRTTFIVGFPGETEAHFGHLLEFVQRHQFDHVGVFTFSPEEGTPAYDRPDPIPESVKQERRERLMQVQQGIAFRRNREQVGRIVPVLLEQENPQTGEWMGRSPRFAPEVDGVMYVRGGGSLGSLVPVQITRAEPYDLFGQVVAAPEEFSWSGR; encoded by the coding sequence ATGAATCGATTGGACACTGCCCCTCTCATCCCATCCGCCCCAACCTCTAAATCCATTGCCATCCTGCACCTAGGCTGTGAGAAAAACCGGGTGGATACGGAGCATATGCTGGGCTTACTGGCTACGGCGGGCTATCGGGTCGATGGGGACGAAGAGACTGCAGATTATGTCATCGTCAACACCTGCAGTTTCATTGAGGCGGCGCGGCGCGAGTCGGTCAGCACCCTGATGGAGTTAGCGGTACAGGGCAAAAAGATTGTCATCTCCGGTTGCTTGGCCCAGCACTTTCAACAGGAACTCTTGGATGAGATCCCGGAAGCAGTCGCTCTGGTGGGCACCGGCGATTATCACCAGATCGTGCAGGTGATCAAACGGGTAGAGCGGGGGGAACGGGTGAATGCCGTCACCGCCGATCTGGACTATATTGCCGACGAAACGGTTCCACGCTACCGCACCACCCATGCTCCGGTGGCCTATTTACGGGTGGCGGAGGGCTGTGATTATCGCTGTGCTTTCTGCATCATTCCTCATCTGCGGGGCAACCAACGCTCCCGTTCCATTGACTCAATTGTGCGGGAAGCGGAACAACTGGCGGCCGAAGGGGTGCAAGAGTTGATCTTGATCTCCCAAATCACCACCAATTACGGCCTAGACCTGTACGGAGAACCGCGGCTGGCCGAATTGATCCGTGCTCTAGGGGAAATCGACATTCCTTGGATCCGCATGCTCTACGCCTACCCCACCGGCTTGACCCCCAAGGTGTTGGAGGCGATTCAGGAAACCCCCAACTTCTTGCCCTACCTGGATTTGCCCCTGCAACACAGCCATCCAGAGGTGCTCAAGGGCATGAATCGCCCCTGGCAAGGGCAGGTGAACGACCGGGTAATTGAGCGGTTGCGCCAGGTGCTGCCTCAGGCGGTGCTGCGAACCACGTTCATTGTGGGGTTCCCAGGGGAAACGGAAGCGCATTTTGGGCATCTGTTGGAGTTTGTGCAGCGTCATCAATTCGACCATGTCGGGGTTTTTACTTTCTCTCCAGAGGAGGGCACCCCCGCCTATGATCGTCCCGATCCAATCCCAGAGTCTGTGAAACAAGAGCGTCGGGAGCGGCTCATGCAGGTGCAACAGGGGATCGCCTTCCGACGTAACCGTGAGCAGGTGGGCCGAATCGTGCCTGTACTCTTGGAGCAGGAAAACCCCCAAACCGGAGAGTGGATGGGTCGTTCCCCCCGCTTTGCCCCTGAGGTGGATGGGGTGATGTATGTGCGGGGCGGAGGATCCCTGGGATCCCTGGTGCCGGTCCAAATTACCCGTGCCGAACCCTATGACTTGTTTGGCCAAGTGGTGGCTGCCCCAGAGGAGTTTAGTTGGAGTGGGCGGTAG
- the ndk gene encoding nucleoside-diphosphate kinase: MERTFIAIKPDGVQRGLVGTIIQRLESRGYQLVGMKLLQVSQELAETHYAEHKERPFFPGLVQFITSGPVVAMVWEGKGVVAAARKLIGKTNPLDSEPGTIRGDFGIDIGRNIIHGSDGVETAQREIALWFSDSELVSWTSIAQSWIYE; the protein is encoded by the coding sequence ATGGAGCGCACCTTTATCGCCATCAAACCGGACGGTGTGCAGCGGGGCTTGGTGGGCACCATCATTCAACGTCTGGAAAGCCGAGGCTACCAATTGGTGGGCATGAAGCTGCTGCAGGTGAGCCAAGAGCTGGCGGAAACCCACTATGCCGAGCACAAAGAGCGGCCCTTCTTCCCCGGCTTGGTTCAGTTCATCACCTCTGGGCCGGTGGTGGCGATGGTTTGGGAAGGCAAGGGCGTGGTAGCTGCCGCCCGCAAGCTGATCGGCAAGACCAACCCCCTCGATTCAGAACCGGGCACGATTCGTGGCGACTTCGGCATTGATATTGGCCGGAATATCATCCACGGCTCCGATGGGGTGGAAACCGCCCAACGAGAGATCGCCCTCTGGTTTAGCGACTCAGAACTGGTGAGCTGGACGAGTATCGCCCAAAGCTGGATCTACGAATAG
- a CDS encoding HupE/UreJ family protein, producing the protein MSPFWQGSLAGSRGSFGLWARPFLKIVGLGVGSLLALSCLAPAFAHHAFGGEIPQVWWQGFLSGLAHPLIGLDHLAFIVAIGLISAGQNWRYGIPLGFVLAALGGTALHIAGIDLGLTELGIAASVVIFGLLLVQTRQVQGWVLLLFGSLAGLFHGYAYAEVIIGAGLMPLLSYLIGFTITQYGIALVSLLGAEFWGSRFPGLRRWAGWGITLVGSVFLTLAVVG; encoded by the coding sequence ATGTCTCCATTTTGGCAGGGATCCCTGGCGGGATCTCGCGGTTCTTTTGGTTTGTGGGCCAGACCCTTCCTCAAGATTGTTGGGCTCGGGGTGGGATCCCTATTGGCCCTATCTTGCTTGGCCCCGGCGTTCGCCCACCATGCCTTCGGTGGGGAGATCCCGCAGGTGTGGTGGCAGGGGTTCCTATCGGGGTTGGCTCACCCGCTGATTGGGTTGGATCATCTGGCTTTTATTGTGGCCATTGGGCTGATTTCCGCCGGTCAAAACTGGCGCTACGGGATCCCGTTGGGGTTTGTGCTGGCGGCTCTGGGGGGAACGGCGCTCCACATTGCCGGTATCGATCTGGGGCTAACGGAACTGGGCATTGCCGCTTCGGTCGTGATCTTCGGGCTGCTGCTGGTACAGACGCGGCAGGTGCAGGGGTGGGTGCTGCTGCTGTTCGGATCCCTGGCGGGGTTGTTTCATGGCTATGCCTACGCCGAGGTGATCATCGGGGCGGGATTGATGCCTTTGCTGTCCTATTTGATTGGGTTCACAATCACCCAGTACGGGATCGCGCTGGTGAGTTTGTTGGGGGCGGAGTTTTGGGGATCCCGTTTTCCTGGGCTGAGGCGCTGGGCAGGATGGGGCATTACGCTGGTGGGGTCGGTGTTTCTGACCTTGGCGGTGGTGGGCTAA
- a CDS encoding MGMT family protein, with product MLPQPPSINLYQRFYDVVRRIPAGRVATYGQVARLAGYPGYARQVGYALFRLQGEETDIPWQRVINAQGRISYSPFRMGQDDLQKVLLEAEGIPFNSEERVDLQQYGWDPEVHEREA from the coding sequence GTGCTTCCCCAACCGCCCTCTATTAATCTCTACCAGCGTTTTTATGATGTTGTTCGGCGGATCCCGGCTGGACGGGTGGCAACCTACGGACAAGTGGCCCGTCTGGCGGGTTATCCCGGTTACGCGCGGCAGGTGGGTTATGCCCTGTTTCGGCTGCAAGGGGAAGAGACGGATATTCCCTGGCAACGGGTGATCAATGCCCAAGGACGCATTTCTTACTCGCCGTTTCGCATGGGCCAAGATGACCTGCAAAAAGTTCTTTTGGAGGCGGAAGGGATCCCTTTTAACTCAGAAGAGCGGGTGGATTTGCAGCAGTATGGCTGGGATCCCGAAGTCCATGAACGGGAAGCTTAA
- a CDS encoding bifunctional metallophosphatase/5'-nucleotidase — MCVLLSWASACGSSGSSSVATGGGAGFIGTDPGVVLSTQPPAFTLQVLHASDLEASLAAVQDAPRFSAVVNALRPQFPNTVVLSSGDNYIPSPFYNASTDPSLDSRYNRTPGKADIEILNAIGFEASAFGNHEFDQGTRQIRDLIRPDSGRGYAGARFPYLSANLSFSGTGELSSSDLTANGQEASSIRGKIAKTAVITVGGERIGLVGATTTRLAGISSPGPEVTIEGSFDETDQVNAFVLQPFVDELTAQGINKIFLLAHLQQLQNEVNLASQLRNVDVIIAGGSHRVLAKPQDRLRTDLPDRRTGDYPILRISPSGQPVAVVNAASNYRYVGRLVVSFDANGVISAVDPLSGAYATDDQGVAAVGGTPNPDVLRVANDIGNIIRAKDGRTFGSTTNFLNGLRAEVRTEETNLGNLTADANLAYAKTIDPSTVISLKNGGGIRAPIGATTGGGGGEPVQRIPPLANPDAGKQSGQISQLDIESSLAFNNGLSLLTVTASELKQVAEHGVAQTQPGATPGRFPQIGGFAFSFDPSRPPGSRVLSLRVDTPTGRDVVVQNGQVQGDPNRTFRMVTLGFLANGGDDYPFKSFSNINQVDLAPRSGITFDTPGSEQNALSLYLQQIGVFTDPDTPAAEDTRIQNLSVRRDTVL; from the coding sequence TTGTGTGTCCTGCTCAGCTGGGCCAGTGCCTGTGGTAGCAGCGGTAGTAGCTCAGTGGCTACCGGCGGCGGTGCAGGCTTTATCGGTACGGATCCCGGTGTGGTCTTATCGACTCAGCCGCCGGCCTTTACCCTGCAAGTGCTGCATGCTAGCGACCTAGAAGCCTCTTTGGCGGCGGTGCAGGATGCCCCTCGTTTTTCAGCGGTGGTGAACGCCCTGCGCCCCCAATTTCCCAATACGGTAGTGCTCTCTAGCGGCGACAACTATATTCCCAGTCCCTTCTACAACGCCAGCACGGATCCCTCTCTTGACAGCCGGTATAACCGCACTCCCGGCAAGGCGGATATCGAAATCCTCAATGCCATTGGATTTGAGGCTTCCGCCTTTGGTAACCACGAGTTTGACCAGGGCACTCGCCAAATCCGCGACCTGATTCGTCCCGACAGTGGGCGTGGCTATGCTGGGGCTCGCTTTCCTTATCTGAGTGCCAACCTTAGCTTTAGTGGCACCGGGGAGCTGTCCAGCTCTGATCTGACTGCCAATGGCCAGGAGGCCAGCTCTATTCGTGGCAAAATTGCCAAAACCGCTGTGATTACGGTGGGTGGAGAGCGAATTGGCCTGGTGGGGGCCACCACCACTCGTCTGGCAGGGATTTCTAGCCCTGGGCCTGAGGTCACCATTGAGGGCAGCTTTGACGAGACCGACCAAGTGAATGCTTTTGTGTTGCAGCCTTTTGTCGATGAGCTAACCGCTCAGGGCATTAACAAGATCTTTCTGCTGGCCCACTTGCAGCAGCTTCAAAACGAAGTGAACTTGGCCAGCCAATTGCGGAATGTGGATGTCATTATCGCGGGCGGATCCCACCGTGTGCTCGCTAAGCCCCAAGATCGCTTGCGCACGGATCTGCCGGATCGCCGCACCGGTGACTACCCTATTTTGCGCATCTCTCCCAGTGGGCAGCCAGTGGCGGTGGTGAATGCGGCTTCCAACTACCGCTATGTCGGTCGCTTGGTGGTTAGCTTTGATGCTAATGGGGTGATCAGTGCTGTGGATCCCCTCAGCGGGGCCTATGCCACCGATGACCAAGGGGTAGCAGCGGTGGGAGGCACCCCCAATCCCGATGTGCTACGGGTTGCCAACGATATCGGCAATATCATCCGTGCTAAGGATGGCCGTACCTTTGGCTCCACCACCAATTTCTTGAATGGGTTGCGGGCTGAGGTGCGTACTGAAGAAACCAACCTGGGTAACTTAACTGCCGATGCCAACTTGGCCTACGCCAAAACCATTGACCCCAGCACGGTAATCTCCCTCAAGAATGGCGGTGGTATTCGCGCTCCGATTGGAGCGACCACGGGTGGTGGCGGTGGTGAGCCGGTGCAACGGATCCCTCCCCTGGCCAACCCGGATGCGGGCAAGCAGTCTGGGCAAATCTCCCAGTTGGATATTGAGAGTTCCCTGGCCTTCAATAATGGTCTGTCTCTCTTGACGGTGACTGCTAGTGAGCTGAAACAGGTGGCCGAGCATGGGGTGGCTCAAACTCAGCCGGGTGCGACGCCCGGGCGCTTCCCGCAAATTGGTGGTTTTGCCTTCAGTTTCGATCCTTCTCGTCCGCCGGGATCCCGGGTGCTCTCGCTGCGGGTCGATACCCCCACTGGGCGGGATGTTGTGGTGCAAAATGGCCAGGTGCAAGGGGATCCCAACCGCACCTTCCGTATGGTGACACTAGGCTTCTTGGCCAACGGTGGGGATGACTATCCCTTCAAAAGCTTCTCGAATATCAATCAGGTGGATCTGGCTCCCAGATCTGGTATCACCTTCGATACCCCCGGCAGCGAACAAAATGCTCTGAGCCTATATCTACAGCAAATTGGCGTATTTACGGATCCCGATACCCCGGCAGCGGAAGATACCCGCATTCAGAATCTCTCGGTTCGCCGGGATACGGTGTTGTAG
- a CDS encoding helix-turn-helix domain-containing protein yields MSGVLKIDIAETAEELKAVLEQQQRSSQRRKVQVLWWLKTGQAKRVEQLAQLSGCHRTTVSRWLSQYRQSGLEGLVEVASRSGRPRAISGEVLASLERELQDPEGFSSYGAVQQWLAAVHGQRVPYKTVHKTVRYRLKAKLKVPRPVSKKQTPGACESFKQTLQPRSASRFRQP; encoded by the coding sequence ATGAGTGGAGTCCTCAAAATCGATATCGCTGAAACAGCAGAAGAACTAAAAGCCGTCTTGGAACAACAGCAACGGTCATCACAGCGCCGTAAAGTACAGGTGTTGTGGTGGCTCAAAACAGGACAAGCGAAGCGTGTTGAGCAGTTAGCCCAACTGAGCGGTTGCCATCGCACGACCGTGTCTCGGTGGCTGAGCCAGTATCGACAGAGTGGACTCGAAGGGTTGGTGGAGGTAGCATCTCGCAGTGGACGACCGCGAGCGATTAGCGGTGAAGTCCTGGCATCTTTAGAGCGGGAACTGCAAGATCCAGAAGGCTTTAGCAGTTATGGAGCGGTGCAGCAGTGGCTCGCAGCGGTGCATGGTCAACGGGTGCCCTACAAGACGGTGCATAAGACGGTGCGCTATCGGCTCAAAGCGAAGCTCAAAGTGCCCCGTCCGGTGTCAAAGAAGCAGACTCCTGGGGCGTGCGAATCCTTTAAGCAAACCTTGCAGCCCAGATCAGCCAGTCGCTTCCGCCAGCCTTGA
- a CDS encoding IS630 family transposase, whose amino-acid sequence MRQRYRRRIRYWCSDESRVGLLTVQHRKLTGFGVQPMGSIQWEFVYRWLYGLVEPLSGASWMVEFSHLDSCCFEAFLHSFAAQFPDDLHLIQVDNAAAHTAQNLTIADNVILVFQPPYCPEVNPIERVWRELKRELAWVHFDDVGQLQHAISQWVCRLSRCDR is encoded by the coding sequence TTGAGACAACGCTACAGGAGGCGAATCCGCTATTGGTGCAGCGATGAGAGCCGCGTCGGACTGCTGACGGTTCAACATCGCAAGTTGACGGGCTTTGGGGTGCAGCCGATGGGTTCAATTCAATGGGAGTTTGTGTATCGGTGGCTGTACGGTCTCGTGGAACCGCTGAGCGGTGCCTCGTGGATGGTCGAGTTTTCTCATCTCGACAGTTGTTGTTTTGAGGCGTTTTTGCACAGCTTTGCGGCTCAGTTCCCCGATGATTTACATCTGATTCAGGTGGATAATGCCGCAGCCCATACGGCTCAGAACCTGACGATAGCGGACAATGTCATCTTGGTGTTTCAGCCGCCTTATTGCCCTGAGGTCAATCCCATTGAGCGGGTCTGGCGGGAACTCAAGCGGGAGCTAGCTTGGGTTCACTTTGATGATGTTGGCCAACTCCAGCACGCCATCAGCCAGTGGGTTTGTCGGCTGAGTCGCTGCGATCGCTGA
- a CDS encoding TetR/AcrR family transcriptional regulator: MDASSVNPTGMRRQPRQVRSQERVNRILDVAAELFMTEGYGATTTNAIAKGAKVSIGSLYQFFPDKAAILQALALRYGELLHQRLSALDPVDMAQLPLPIYVDRIIDITDQFFSEHPGYYAIFMEVQGTMPELDAIEAEADAELMEDMILSLSHRNAALDRADYEAIAFVLVKAIGTLLWLALGQEKSFRQRLVTETKRLTLHYLQSYFSVRDNLS; encoded by the coding sequence ATGGATGCAAGCTCAGTAAACCCGACTGGCATGCGCCGCCAGCCGCGCCAAGTTCGCAGTCAGGAGCGGGTCAACCGCATTCTCGATGTGGCGGCAGAGTTGTTTATGACCGAGGGCTACGGAGCCACCACCACCAATGCGATCGCTAAGGGTGCCAAGGTGTCGATCGGGTCGCTCTATCAGTTCTTCCCGGACAAGGCCGCCATTTTGCAGGCGTTGGCCCTGCGCTACGGCGAGCTGCTGCACCAGCGACTGTCAGCACTCGATCCGGTTGATATGGCGCAGCTGCCACTGCCTATCTACGTGGATCGGATCATTGATATCACCGATCAATTTTTCAGCGAGCATCCCGGCTACTACGCCATTTTTATGGAAGTGCAGGGGACGATGCCCGAACTGGATGCCATCGAAGCGGAGGCCGACGCTGAACTGATGGAGGATATGATCCTGTCCCTATCTCATCGCAATGCAGCGCTAGACCGGGCTGACTATGAGGCGATCGCCTTTGTACTGGTCAAAGCAATTGGTACATTACTATGGCTTGCCCTTGGGCAGGAAAAATCGTTTCGGCAACGTCTAGTGACCGAAACGAAACGGCTCACTTTACACTACCTACAAAGCTATTTCTCAGTCAGAGATAATCTTAGCTAA
- a CDS encoding UPF0175 family protein: MQITLNLPDSLSQTETFNQSDWLREIAIALFQQERISLSRASKIAGMELMDFQKLLADRGICVHYDVEDFEQDVQHLRDRGWL; encoded by the coding sequence ATGCAAATTACTCTGAACCTACCTGATAGCCTCAGCCAAACTGAAACCTTTAACCAAAGCGACTGGCTTCGTGAAATTGCTATTGCCCTATTTCAGCAAGAGCGGATTTCCCTCAGCCGCGCCAGCAAAATCGCTGGGATGGAACTCATGGACTTTCAAAAGCTGCTGGCAGACCGTGGCATTTGCGTACATTACGATGTGGAAGATTTTGAGCAAGATGTTCAGCACCTGCGAGATCGGGGCTGGCTATGA
- a CDS encoding DUF3368 domain-containing protein — MIVVSDTSALSNLALVGHLWLLEALYQNVIIPDVVASELAAASNPTIPAILQLNWIQAQLLTNSELADQLQQERGLDAGEANAIALAFELQADDLLIDERLGRQEAIRLGLSIIGILGVLLVAKQRSLIPQVQPVMDALINQAGFRVSPQLYQRILAFAQEL, encoded by the coding sequence ATGATCGTTGTCAGCGATACCTCTGCCCTTTCCAATCTTGCCCTTGTCGGTCACCTCTGGTTGCTAGAAGCCCTCTACCAAAACGTTATTATTCCGGACGTTGTTGCTAGCGAACTCGCAGCCGCCAGCAATCCCACCATTCCAGCCATTCTTCAACTGAACTGGATTCAAGCTCAACTCCTCACCAACTCCGAACTTGCCGACCAGCTTCAACAAGAACGGGGACTCGATGCCGGAGAAGCCAATGCTATTGCGTTGGCATTTGAGCTACAAGCCGATGATTTGCTCATTGATGAACGCTTGGGACGACAAGAAGCTATTCGGCTTGGGCTGTCTATCATTGGTATCCTGGGTGTTCTGCTCGTAGCTAAACAAAGAAGCCTCATCCCTCAAGTTCAACCCGTTATGGATGCCTTGATTAACCAAGCCGGTTTTCGCGTCAGCCCTCAGCTATATCAGCGTATCTTAGCCTTTGCCCAAGAGCTTTAA